Genomic window (Drosophila sulfurigaster albostrigata strain 15112-1811.04 chromosome 2R, ASM2355843v2, whole genome shotgun sequence):
aaaaacaacacaaaacaaccttcccaaaaaaaaaacaaaaatgacgCATTGATTTGGGGTCGCGTACCTTTTGAATGCGCTGCGAATTGTGTGCGCGGCATGCGCATGATTCATGCCACTGCAACAAAGTGTGGCAAATAAGATACTATAACATACACACCAAAAGCTAAGTAAGCACAttcttttgttgattttaatcaaaatgggcaacttttatctattttttaaaccaaaataaataatctttgaCATTTTATCGATTTATTAACGTAAAGAATTTATACAATGTGTTGAATGCCACTGTCTATATTAGGcaactttttataatatttgatttgttgtggttttttgatagcatttttgtttatgtttacaatCTTTCAAGAGATAATAACTAAATTGTGTACGGGAGGATTAAGCCGTTTATCTATTTTGGTTTTGTAACAAAAAGTTTGTTAATTACTATTTCGAAATTTAGTTATAATTTGaccatttttaatatatgaatttcgagtaaattaatattacgATCACCCACAtgctttttttcttcaatCTTCAATAactattgtatttttttcttaagttTAAAGATCATTTTAGGCCAATTATctaattttacaatatttataaagaaaagtttattttccaatttatttttgttacgTTGTaagacatttttaaattgttctgtaatttaattgtaatctatcaattattattacatttgtaATACCTTGATACCTTGTTTCTGTAAAATCATTAATGGatagtttgttttattttttttttttaatttgtaaaacattttaagccgattataattgttttctttactACAAATGTTGTTTggtgttgtatttatttttatgttgacAAGCCTGTTCTGTAATTTTATTGTACCaagtataaaattattatatcatttttgCAATCTTATGGAGAACTTGTTTGTGTAGTTCGAGTACCGAATcgagttatttttattttttttgctgcctttgcCAGCTGTGAATTTGTATTAAACTAATGTTTTGCGGTGTTTACAGTTGAAGTCGTTATTTCGACCTATTTCTTATGTAGGCCATCGAAGATTCGTTAAAGACCGGAACGCTTGCATGGCCACTTGTTGACGCCTTGTGTATTTAGGCCAAAACGAGTATTGGCatttgctgtgttgtgttgcccCGTTGCTGGCCATAAGTAGATGGAGAGAAGAGGttctcattttcaataagcttagtaaatgttttgttttttttttttgtactctgtttttttgcgtgttttgttttgttttgtttacccACTTGATTTACTATGCATTTTGCACATAACATCGACTTCTTCGTCTTATACgcttatttgttattatttttataagaatttGTATAGCCTGCTCTCTAAATTGAGCTCAGACCATATTCGGGCACGCTTGTTTATCGAGCACTTCCCTTGGCTCGGCACTGAAGTCACGTTCCAAGATACGGGTCTTGTACTTGTTGTATGAGATGACAAataatgttgtttgtttgtgtcaCGTTTACGAGCACACGCTCCCACTTTCAGCGTTTCAGTTCCAGTTTCGAGTCAAACACAGCagccaccaccaacaacaacaacaacagcaacaacatcagcactTGCTACAGCACGATtctgttttctattttgtttctGGCCATTCGTAAGTGAAAGTATCCTCTAATAAATAGACGTCATACAACGCGTCGACGCTCCGCAGCCGATGATGCtgctatttattattgtttattatttcgcCAATCGTCACTGAtctacaaattgcaaaaaacgatcaaaacaaatatcatctttattcttttatttggCGGAGACTTTTTGATGCGAAGAAATGGGGAAAAAGTTTAGGGCTATGAATGATCATTGGAATCTATCTCTTAAACTACTAAATCTCAGTTTATcgaattcattattattgttaggGCTTTTGCCAATCGTCACTGAtctacaaattgcaaaaaaacgaacaaaacaaatatcatCTTTATTCTACTTTTATTTGACGGAGTTTTTTGATGCGAAGAAATGGAGTAAAACTTTATGGCTATGGATGACCAATCGTCTCTTTTAAACTACTATAAATGGAGTAAAAGTTTAGGGCTATGAATGATCATTGAATCTATCTCTTAAACTACTATAAATCTCAGTTTATCAacttcattattattgtttattcttTCGCCAATCGTCACTGAtctacaaattgcaaaaagaacaaaataaattattcctTTATTtgatgaaatgaaaagttttggACTATGAATGATCATTGAATCTATTATAAATCTCAGTTTATCAacttcattattattgttgataCTTTCGCCAATCGAAACTGAtctacaaattgcaaaaaaacaaaaccaatatTATCTTTATTCTCTTATTTGCTGATAATTTTTAGCGATTTTTGTatgcaaaagagaaaaagtttTTGTCAATCGTCATTCAATCTATCATTCTTCAATCTTAATCTAAGACATttctcaattttgttttttagttcgCCAATCGATACTGAtctacaaattgcaaaaaaaagaacaaaacaaataacaaattttacgattcttttatttacaagtCATTAGCGAGAGTTTATTTCTGCAAAGAATTAGACCAAAAGTTTATGGTTTAAATCTCATTTTatgcttatatttttttattgccaattgacacaaatatttataaaagaaaagattaataatacaaataacatATGGATgcaaacttttattttattgataattctTGGCgattatttttagtgtttatcCATCTTTATCCATTTCAGCTTAAcagatttattattattgttgactATTTTGCCAATTGATAAAGATCTAAAAAACGTTAGAAGAACAATagaattgtgatatttattcgTTTATGCTGGTGGAATGTCTTTAGCTAGACTTGATTGTTGATAGACATTAATGATTATAGCTATCGTTGCTCATTAAATCCGTTTTTTTAGGCATCTAAACATCAGTTtaacacatttattatttgtgtttattatttcaacaattagcacaattttttaaaatgctgACAATACAAAATAGCTATTATATTTGATTCTCTATGTGATTGATGATAGATAGAATAGTTGTTGGCTATTGTTGCTTGTGAAATGTATCTTTTAGTCAACTTCATCTCAGCTTAacaagtttattattattgtttaacaCCAATTActgatttttttaatgcttGAAGTACCATACAAATCccgtatttatttttttacatcATTTATAACTTGTTGGTGATAGATAATGCAGTTTGTGGCAATCTCACAGCTTACTAGaaatattagtattattatttttatattattatgctaATCTGGGATGACTAATCttcaaaatgcaatgaaatcaaatagTACTTTATCATCATGTATggatatttctttaacaagACTTTATTGACAACAAGGCGATAAAGaaagaattgaataaaaaagaattgaaagaCCCCTCtaaataaaacacataaaaatccATCTAAAAATACATCATCTAAGTCTCAGCTTACTAATTGCTGAGGTGTAGAATTAAACTCTTGTTTTACAAtcttaaagtgttttttttttttttgtttctgggaacaattaattagttaattaaacGCCTAATGCGCTGTGCTATCAATGGGAGGCTGAAGTAAATGTGAGAACCGCTTCACTcaattcttttctttacatttcttttattttcttagcatttcttttcttttcttttcttgtattttatttcttttaaggAGCGTTGCGGCTTGGCTTGGAGAATAAAGGTCAAAGCGCTCGTTGCTTTTGTGTTGTGATAAgcaagtgagtgtgtgtggggaatGTGTATTTAATTAGTTCTGAATATGCCGCTAGTTCCACACTTGCTTCTTACGCAAACTTCTGCCCgtactttgtgtgtgtgaagtacACTCACTCAGTACAGTGGCAACCGCAGTAACCACAGCAatgcacaacaacacacatatatgGGAGCTGAGCCCTTTTTATGGGGGGCCTCTGTTGGCGTGTGCGGCATCTTTCAACTGCAGCGGCGCCGGCATGCGGACAACAATGCTACAAGTACGCTTTTGAAGCTGTTCCGTCATATGTACTTGCCCCCAACCCCACCCTTTTTCCCATACCCATTCCCTTTGCAGGGTGTGCcaagaattttcaaattcatcAGCCGGTGGGGAACTTGGTTAATTAAGTAGATTGCAAATACTTGAAATGGCCAGAACGCGGCAGGAAATCGAAGCAGACTAAATGCCTCAGCTTGGCACTGAGAATGGCCGGAAATATGCATGGCTTGATCAgccaacatcaacagcagtaacaacaacagcagcagcagcatttggcCAACAGCTccaaatgtgcaaaatgaaaaaaaaaccaaaaccaaacagAAATTTGAATGCGCCGTGTCAGGAAAAGAATTGGGAGCTACTAACTTGGCCATCATCAGCATAGCTCAACTCGGGGCAACAAAGTGTGTGCAGCcgaccaaaaacaaaaattaattctgTTGCAACGTTGCTGAGTTTtgtcttttttgctttgttgaaTACTCTTTCAGAGGGTAGTTTACCTTGATAATGTAATGTGAAAATTCGAGTGAAAATTGCCTTGTATTCATTTGAGTTAATTATGAAACTCGCACTTTCTTTGTCATTAAAGTTGAGtttacaaaaatcaaatacataaTGACTcacttaattataatttcaacaaatcACATAGAATTTATGagtaatatttattgagttatttatttgattagaGTTTATAACATACTTGTTTCGTATCTTATGAGTTTTAAAGTACTTTCAACATATTGATAACAAATTGATTTGGGTTGCTTTTAATATAAAGCACtttaaagaataaatttacacatattaaattcttgtttttgtAAACTGAGAAttggtaaacaaaaaatatgattattgTCAAATTAATTAGGAGTCAATTGAATTCAGTTCTTATCATAtcttatgaataataataatataaatgaataataataatataaattatgtctGCTTAAATTcttatagttatttaactttaaatattaattgtatcatattttatgagtgctttaatattttaatatgattgtaatataaatggttttttattgttacttttaattagaattatcTTGAATGgtttaaagaataaattaacACATATTATAAGTTAGTTTGCAAAAGCTTGATATCTAAAGATAAAATTTCAAAGGAAAATAATGTTTCaggcaaataattttttattgttattgatccaaaaatataaaaaatatattattgataaattaactaaatgtCAAATTCATCAAAATTGATATTCTTCAAAAGAAATAATGTTTGAGTAAATTTCATAgtaatttatgatattttcttttcataagCATAAAgttatagaaaattatatgTTTACATAAGAATGTAGAagttacaattaaaatttttattttacttttagttATAGAAGAACAAAGATCagattttggtattttaatttaattttttgatttcttttataattattctATCAAgatgtatttattatgcaacTACAAttactattttgtatttttgtatttaattttaacgactttttaaatattataaagtgAATATAtgttcaaaagcaaaagatcAGATTTtagtacatatttaaattaaaaattttgatttgctttgtgATTATTCTATCAAAGTGTATTTAATATGCGCCTCACATTCGAGATATCACAATTTGCGAGTTTTATTTTGGTTtagtgctttttttttgccgttttgtttgcttttgttcggTGCACGGGTATTTTGCCAAGCGGATCACACACTGACTACAGAATAAAgtcagccagacagacagaaagacagacagagagtgagagagagacatcGAGAtaggcggacagacagacagacagacagccagacagctCGGGGGTCAGCAACGGTGCTGAGTTCAGGTTCAGCTGACGACACCGCCGACTAACCTCGACGTTGAACATATGTACGACACATATAGTAAGTATACCTGCACTCTCGACTGGATATACGTAACGTATATACGATATATTGTTGGTGTGTACCTTATAAATGCGGTTGTTGGAGTTGGGCAAGTACGGGAATAATAGGCGTGACATGCGCGTTACGCTCGGCTGGCGCCCAAAAATAATCAAAGACAAAGACGCTTTTGtagatgatgatgttgataaTATGAGAGGGGTGAGAAGTGCGGGCGGAGTGGGCGGAGCAGGAACTGACAGTCGGACAgtcagacaggcagacagacagacgaagcTATGATAATTACAACCGTGTTAGCTCCGAATTCGGCTTGTTATTCTCAGCTGCCTAACGAGCTCCAACTTCTCAGCACCACCCATCGCAACCGAATTGTATCAGTCCAGCCAAGTTCCAAGTATAATGGGGCACAATATAATGAACGATAATATGGGCACCGTGAATTTAAAAACCCAAActtcaaaatacaatttcagtGAAAGAAGTCGAAGAAATTTTTGTGGTGGAGATTTACACAAATGATTGCGTAGGCTGAGAAAGCAATTCTTCCATCCTGTTAGTCATACCCCATAAAATTATACCCAGCTTATCTATAGGAAGATACATACATAATGTAGTACTATGTGTGTTCCTCTAATGGCTGCGCAGTCAGTTCAAAtgcttttcatttcctttGTTAATTGGTTTGCTTCAAACATGTGGAGCACTGACCTTTTAAATCATTTCAAGAAATCGtatttaaatctatttttattgaCCCATTGGCCTGAATTGAAATGCATAGcaaagttgcagcaacagaaacaacttTAATCTTAATGTTACAATCGCTTGCAACTATCATTAAAATGCCGCAGCCTTAACCCaatttaatagaataaatatttataggcTTTGAGACGAACACATAGCACGCAAATTCTTGTAGAGCAAcagctgtttttttatttgcttgagctaatataataataataaaagtaaaactgTCAGTTTATTATCTTTAACGCGAGTAAAGAACACATTATATTATAGTAgtagcatttaaataataatataatgagCTCATTGCTCTATAGATGCTTACTTTGGCTTTGagataatttttgtatttgtcatGCAATTAAAAGTTACTGCAACTACTTCTAGTTTCTTGCCTACGGTTCAGTTAGCcctcaaattgaattgagtCAAGATAGTGAATTTATCTTTATTGTTGCAACGAAATGCACCCAAAgaatttattatgaatatattaacGTGAAGTAAAAAGGTTTCAAAGAATAATATTACAAGAACATTGCTTTGTAAATACtttgtattatttgattttttttgtatttttgaatttgtaatgctattcaacattttcagTTCTTACTGTCAAATGGTGTTCAACATTCCTCAAGCACACGAAAGCCATCGCTTAAGCTGATTTGCATCAAGGTAAACAGTTAGATTAGAATATAAATCACATATTCAAATTACAACTGCAAGATTTGTTACGTTACTGCAAGGcatttattatgaatatattaacataattaaaaagcaGATTTATATTTAGATTCTTTTCAGAATTTGTCATGCTACTAACCATCAAAGATACTTTAAATATCTTTAGTTTCTTGCTGTCAATTGGAGTTGAGTCAAGGTGAACAAAAAGCTTATAcgataaataacattttaagaGTACAAATGTGAGTTTATTATCTGTACTGTTTTTGTACATgttaacattaattaaaaaacatttaaagaattatataatatatgtacatataatttctcagatttatatttaagataCTTTCTGAATTCTTGCTGTCAAATCTAATTGAGTTAAGGTGAGCAGAAAGATTAGAATATGAAAAGAGTATTATGAGTTCAACTGTGACTTTATTACTTATACtgttgtttaaaaaatgtaagtaATGTATTTATGATGAGTATATAACCACGAATTAAAATCTGTTTACACTTAAAGATGCtttctaaattttttataCAACTACATAACACAAATACTGCATAAATTTTTAGTTTCTTGTTATCAAATCCAATTGAGTCAAGGTGAGCAGAAAGATTAGAATAtgaaaaagaatattaaaagtaCAACTGTGAGTTTATTATTTGTACTGTTGTTTAGAAATTTAagtaatgtatttattatggGTATTTAAACATGAATTAAAATGCGTTTACTCTTTAAGATATTGTCTGTATTTACTGCAACAATTTTAGTTTCATGCTGTCAAATCGAATTGAGTTAATGTGAAAGCTTAGAATATGAAAAGAATTTCATCTGTACAGATGTTCACATTAACATGAAGAAAGAACAATTTAACGAATAAAAAAAGACACTTATCTTATACGACTTTGAGATATGTACTTCATGGATTTGTCAAGCATTCGCAAATCACATCTGCAAATCTCATCTTTAGTTTCTCGCTGACAAATTGCGTTTGGCAATTTCCTCAACCACATCAAAGCCACCGGTGAAACCGAATTGAATCAAGATGAACAGGTACGTAATGATAGCCGACAGAATGGTTGGAATAAATTCGTTGTTCAACTGCAAAATGCCCATCACTTTGATCTCCAATTGTTGCGTCTGCAGTTGACTGAGAAACATGTCCACCTATGGCTGACACTTTTAGATACTTTACATACTTTTAGATACATTTTGAACTTACGCTATTGTCCCAACGCTGATCGATGTCGGTGCAGACAATATCGAGTGGCATCATCTGTGGCAATTGTGACTTTTTGATCGTATAGTCGGCACACATGATCAACAGCACAATGTTGCCCAGCTTGATGGCAACCATGATCAGCGGCACCAGATCCGTTGCCTCGTGGGCATCATCCAAATAGTTCCAGATGTATTCGTAGAGCATTAGCAGCAACACAATGAAATTGTAATAGATGTAGAAGAAGAtttgaaattggaaaatgcTGCGAAAACTGAGCGTCACTTGATACAGTTCACTGTAGATGCTGCCACATGCCTCCAGTTCATCGGCACGATCGCACAGCAAACACATGCGTCTATAATGACTGTAGCGTTGAGGAAGCGACTTCGTCGTTTGCGTCTCATCATCCATGAGATCAATGGAACGCATGCCCAGCAGCATTGCGCCAATGTGAGCGCCCATCTGCTCATAGAAGACGCCAGAGACGAGAAAGCCCAGAAAGCAGGCGTCGAGCATAAAGAGCGTGCCCATCCACATGTAAATGCCAATGATGCCGGTGAGAATGTGTCCCACATCGCCATGCAGAATGTGCCGCATCGGCAACAGCTGTGGCAACTCATAGAGGCAGCCACCGATTGTCAACAGCAACTTCAACGCATAGAACACACTGAACTTGAGCGGAAACAACTCCGGCGATTGAGTCAACGCACAGATGCGGCCATAGAGTGCGATATAGCGATTCAAGATGACAATGAAACGCGATTCGGCGCACACCTGAACAATAAAGGAGCCAACGGCAAAAAAGGATCACCGAGGCCGATTGCAACATGGCAAACACATCCGCATAGCTCT
Coding sequences:
- the LOC133838886 gene encoding LOW QUALITY PROTEIN: gustatory receptor for bitter taste 93a (The sequence of the model RefSeq protein was modified relative to this genomic sequence to represent the inferred CDS: deleted 1 base in 1 codon), with product MNATASGKDIWSRRLLIGLYRAARWLSLLSCRLDVERDRIELKAPRQQCNRLLTIIWRSILVNIYWTIIPDVFIRAHKTESYADVFAMLQSASVSFFAVGSFIVQVCAESRFIVILNRYIALYGRICALTQSPELFPLKFSVFYALKLLLTIGGCLYELPQLLPMRHILHGDVGHILTGIIGIYMWMGTLFMLDACFLGFLVSGVFYEQMGAHIGAMLLGMRSIDLMDDETQTTKSLPQRYSHYRRMCLLCDRADELEACGSIYSELYQVTLSFRSIFQFQIFFYIYYNFIVLLLMLYEYIWNYLDDAHEATDLVPLIMVAIKLGNIVLLIMCADYTIKKSQLPQMMPLDIVCTDIDQRWDNSVDMFLSQLQTQQLEIKVMGILQLNNEFIPTILSAIITYLFILIQFGFTGGFDVVEEIAKRNLSARN